The following proteins are encoded in a genomic region of Necator americanus strain Aroian chromosome II, whole genome shotgun sequence:
- a CDS encoding hypothetical protein (NECATOR_CHRII.G7469.T1), translated as MEARATEAANQAEKFAQKLGIKLPGYQRIFADHEDANNRSPQTGSSRTDTDKSSLETLNTDDAIWLSQNHSDTSRNPLEEEFICRTIKPSQMNRFWGDEEEVLYSL; from the coding sequence atggAAGCAAGAGCCACAGAAGCAGCAAATCAAGCTGAGAAATTTGCACAGAAGTTGGGAATAAAATTACCAGGATACCAACGAATATTCGCGGATCATGAAGATGCAAATAATCGATCGCCACAAACGGGAAGTTCCAGAACGGACACAGATAAAAGTAGTCTCGAAACTCTCAACACAGATGACGCAATATGGCTGTCACAGAATCATTCCGATACTAGCAGAAATCCGCTCGAGGAAGAGTTCATATGCAGAACTATCAAACCAAGTCAAATGAATAGATTTTGgggagatgaagaagaagtacTGTACAGTCTATGA
- a CDS encoding hypothetical protein (NECATOR_CHRII.G7468.T2): MRVKVSSNTDDDAVLICYQRSRTAGLLHRMSHHIDTKKVGNVYWIRFNRPEKYNAISSEMYRDLITAFEEAENDQEILITVLTGNGKYYSAGSDFSFAELEHMRENDEEPLYKQWVDKIIRHSKLLMALINGPAIGVACTTLALCDVVLASDQAYFHCPFTDLGLNPEGASSYTFVQIMGYQKAVRLALLAEKMSAHEACDAGLVTKVIPQARFEKETIELITKYSKLAHQSVIVSKRLLRTSHIVDDLLTINRKECEVLMKQFTSDETIERMTSKFLSKI; encoded by the exons ATGCGTGTGAAAGTCTCAAGTAACACAGACGATGATGCTGT TTTGATCTGTTATCAACGTTCGCGTACAGCTGGTTTGCTGCATCG AATGTCTCATCACATTGATacgaaaaaagttggaaatgtGTATTGGATTCGttttaatcgtcctgaaaagtaCAATGCTATTAGTTCGGAG ATGTACCGTGACCTCATCACTGCCTTTGAGGAAGCAGAGAATGATCAGGAGATACTAATTACGGTGCTCACAG GAAACGGCAAGTACTACAGTGCTGGATCCGACTTTTCATTTGCTGAGTTGGAACATATGAG AGAGAATGATGAAGAGCCGCTGTACAAGCAATGGGTGGACAAGATTATTCGTCATTCGAAA CTCTTAATGGCGCTGATCAATGGACCCGCCATTGGAGTTGCCTGTACCACACTCGCGCTTTGCGATGTTGTTTTAGCATCTGACCAG GCGTACTTCCACTGCCCGTTCACTGATCTGGGATTGAATCCTGAGGGTGCTAGTAGCTACACTTTTGTACAAATTATGGGATATCAAAAG GCTGTTCGCCTTGCTCTTCTGGCAGAAAAAATGTCTGCTCACGAGGCTTGTGATGCCGGACTTGTCACAAAG GTGATTCCTCAAGCTCgattcgaaaaagaaacaattgaGCTTATTACCAAGTACAGCAAACTTGCTCACCAG AGTGTTATCGTCTCAAAGCGACTACTACGAACTTCGCACATCGTCGATGATCTACTTACGATAAACAGGAAGGAGTGCGAg gtactTATGAAGCAGTTCACTTCTGACGAGACAATTGAAAGGATGACGTCAAAGTTTCTGTCTAAAATatga
- a CDS encoding hypothetical protein (NECATOR_CHRII.G7468.T3): MRVKVSSNTDDDAVLICYQRSRTAGLLHRYAFRMSHHIDTKKVGNVYWIRFNRPEKYNAISSEMYRDLITAFEEAENDQEILITVLTGNGKYYSAGSDFSFAELEHMRENDEEPLYKQWVDKIIRHSKLLMALINGPAIGVACTTLALCDVVLASDQAYFHCPFTDLGLNPEGASSYTFVQIMGYQKAVRLALLAEKMSAHEACDAGLVTKVIPQARFEKETIELITKYSKLAHQSVIVSKRLLRTSHIVDDLLTINRKECEVLMKQFTSDETIERMTSKFLSKI, encoded by the exons ATGCGTGTGAAAGTCTCAAGTAACACAGACGATGATGCTGT TTTGATCTGTTATCAACGTTCGCGTACAGCTGGTTTGCTGCATCGGTACGCATTTCG AATGTCTCATCACATTGATacgaaaaaagttggaaatgtGTATTGGATTCGttttaatcgtcctgaaaagtaCAATGCTATTAGTTCGGAG ATGTACCGTGACCTCATCACTGCCTTTGAGGAAGCAGAGAATGATCAGGAGATACTAATTACGGTGCTCACAG GAAACGGCAAGTACTACAGTGCTGGATCCGACTTTTCATTTGCTGAGTTGGAACATATGAG AGAGAATGATGAAGAGCCGCTGTACAAGCAATGGGTGGACAAGATTATTCGTCATTCGAAA CTCTTAATGGCGCTGATCAATGGACCCGCCATTGGAGTTGCCTGTACCACACTCGCGCTTTGCGATGTTGTTTTAGCATCTGACCAG GCGTACTTCCACTGCCCGTTCACTGATCTGGGATTGAATCCTGAGGGTGCTAGTAGCTACACTTTTGTACAAATTATGGGATATCAAAAG GCTGTTCGCCTTGCTCTTCTGGCAGAAAAAATGTCTGCTCACGAGGCTTGTGATGCCGGACTTGTCACAAAG GTGATTCCTCAAGCTCgattcgaaaaagaaacaattgaGCTTATTACCAAGTACAGCAAACTTGCTCACCAG AGTGTTATCGTCTCAAAGCGACTACTACGAACTTCGCACATCGTCGATGATCTACTTACGATAAACAGGAAGGAGTGCGAg gtactTATGAAGCAGTTCACTTCTGACGAGACAATTGAAAGGATGACGTCAAAGTTTCTGTCTAAAATatga
- a CDS encoding hypothetical protein (NECATOR_CHRII.G7467.T1), protein MVTTRLTNEVLDNCTGLDIIRKPEDILDKLGTRHVGLIVAIVSCSFVWGFGALSIMSSAFTSIDCGNCTDTMVTVVSEFDLRGERSYLIEWSTSFFMIGNMIGGCTLSHAADRFGRRPIMLLCLTFQALSALLASLSTSVHIFSVCRLLQGTFYTGANLVAWVAAYENTHTDSRSFTTFLFGAAWVVGYSVTALIVYLSYTWRRLMITTSLSTLVFTVWCWKFVPETLHFLVSKRNTTRIHKWFMGIDYSPQNTDIANLLDRDNDSPSSQRSSFFHEIWNHKIFIVYCFIQLYLWTCDNFIYFGLSLYSTQLAGNTYANYLLMGLVELPAYVLGPISLEKFGRKVVVSGTHFLAAVCFLLPVFSEAGSWISLCCWLLGKFSISCSFMSLFVYASEIFPTPIRNVSVGLCSVLSRGGAIAAPYIRLLGSISATSPMFLLAALSFLAGALTCLLPETHRKPLPANISQAAPVSSDLLPS, encoded by the exons ATGGTCACAACGAGGCTAACTAATGAGGTTCTCGATAACTGCACCGGCTTGGACATTATCCGTAAACCAGAGGATATACTGGACAAGCTAG GAACTCGTCATGTGGGTTTAATTGTTGCAATAGTGTCTTGTAGTTTTGTTTGGGGTTTTGGTGCACTTTCAATCATGTCAAGTGCATTCACATCTATCGACTGTGGTAACTGTACAGACACGATGGTCACAGTTGTTAGTGAG TTCGATCTTCGCGGTGAAAGGTCGTATTTGATAGAGTGGAGCACGTCGTTCTTCATGATTGGCAACATGATCGGAGGATGCACGCTATCCCATGCTGCTGATCG ATTTGGAAGACGACCTATAATGCTGCTATGCCTCACATTCCAAGCACTAAGTGCTCTACTGGCTTCATTAAGCACCTCAGTACATATTTTCTCCGTTTGCCGCCTTCTTCAAGGAACATTTTATACG GGAGCCAACCTCGTCGCATGGGTTGCTGCTTATGAGAATACGCATACCGATTCCCGATCCTTCACTACTTTCCTGTTCGGAGCTGCATGGGTAGTTGGTTACTCCGTAACGGCACTGATTGTCTACCTGTCGTATACTTGGAGGCGCCTGATGATTACAACTTCTCTGTCCACGTTGGTTTTCACGGTGTGGTGTTGGAA ATTTGTTCCAGAGACacttcattttcttgtttcgaAGCGTAACACTACGAGAATCCATAAATGGTTTATGGGGATCGACTACTCACCACAGAACACGGATATCGCTAACCTCCTTGATCGGGACAACGATAGCCCATCGTCACAAAG GAGCTCGTTCTTCCATGAGATCTGGAATCACAAAATCTTCATTGTGTACTGCTTCATTCAATTGTATTTATG GACTTGTGACAACTTCATTTATTTCGGACTATCGCTCTACAGTACACAGCTGGCAGGGAATACATACGCAAATTATTTGCTAATGGGTCTCGTTGAGCTGCCTGCATACGTTCTTGGTCCGATATCGTTAgagaa ATTTGGCAGAAAAGTAGTTGTTTCTGGAACACATTTCCTCGCAGCGGTGTGCTTTCTTCTTCCGGTCTTCTCAGAAG CCGGTTCTTGGATATCACTGTGTTGTTGGTTGCTGGGGAAGTTCTCGATCAGCTGCTCTTTCATGTCACTGTTTGTTTACGCCAGCGAAATATTTCCAACGCCAATTCGAAACGTATCTGTAGGACTTTGTTCCGTCCTTTCAAGAGGTGGAGCGATAGCAGCTCCATACATACGGCTTCTA GGTTCGATTTCTGCGACATCGCCAATGTTTCTTCTTGCCGCCCTTTCATTTCTAGCAGGTGCCCTCACCTGTTTGTTGCCAGAAACTCACCGAAAACCTCTACCAGCCAATATCAGCCAGGCTGCACCTGTCTCATCTGATCTACTTCCATCATGA
- a CDS encoding hypothetical protein (NECATOR_CHRII.G7470.T1) yields MSTLKRDKQSQEISATSTGIFPPQKPPRGYPRRAPIRIEPLRNVENDEYHQQMVNSPATSECKFSTTEKYQKMKNYFRQQVEMLSSCGFSGHEAVNILDSYLQANREQFSGHIVKRENAIRVLEMWLRENVISPAQTTCKSSSPNFQDSKKVIYIMNRDEDHKLYICPSPMNANSSSGRRPSRSSSFKRFFSPSRNGTLNSRNGVTRSPSSVSEQSSKSYSIADFLPIRKNSEARPLVEEALLHDAALFRLLTIVEIPMLDDLTTVRGQETKSISILSSILSKMGLGNVSTAALLFKDEEEMDDLLQNTQTIRPVLPWFQLARICAPTLHIKSGGGCGKTEVHNWAKQSLQAVSDRYSSITRRGSSPLIPTEFATVLDAIVHQLLGRKRKKTKLALQYLCLMIPQQLRSHLINVVHFLGRTVGTDEWMSLRSPFYLGRKGDNENFEVVLNELRSFIFPQTVAISDQNSIVEVLIELQREGVLGKEPPELIVDLKSLSSRENADKATVPVRFCENESTSKGFDPEAELARALTAIIDDARIPLAEKQKKCELFKQHHPKMYRKYFAHLSW; encoded by the exons ATGAGCACGCTAAAACGCGATAAGcaatcacaagaaatttcCGCTACTTCAACCGGTATCTTTCCTCCCCAGAAACCACCACGTGGTTACCCTAGAAGAGCACCGATTCGAATCGAACCCTTAAGAAATGTCGAAAACGATGAGTACCATCAACAAATGGTCAACTCTCCAG CCACTTCGGAATGCAAGTTTTCAACTACAGAGAAATACCAAAAGATGAAGAACTACTTTCGACAGCAAGTAGAAATGTTAAG CAGCTGCGGATTTTCCGGTCATGAGGCAGTTAACATATTGGACAGCTACCTTCAAGCAAATCGCGAACAATTTTCTGGTCATATTGTGAAGCGAGAGAATGCTATTAGG gtTTTAGAAATGTGGTTACGTGAAAACGTCATCAGCCCCGCGCAAACTACCTGCAAAAGTTCTTCGCCTAATTTTCAGGACAGCAAGAAAGTTATATACATTATGAATCGAGACGAAGACCACAA ATTATACATTTGCCCTTCTCCTATGAATGCTAACAGCAGTAGTGGTAGACGTCCATCAAGAAGTAGCTCAttcaaacgatttttttctccaagccGAA ATGGAACCTTAAACAGCCGCAATGGTGTTACCCGATCGCCATCGTCAGTTAGTGAACAATCAAGCAAATCATACAGCATTGCTGATTTTCTGCCGATTCGGAAAAACTCGGAAGCTCGGCCATTAGTCG AGGAAGCTCTCCTGCATGACGCGGCCTTATTTCGTCTTTTAACCATCGTAGAAATTCCTATGCTTGATGATCTAACTACTGTGCGTGGGCAAGAaacg aagaGTATATCGATCTTATCTTCGATTCTCTCAAAAATGGGTCTTGGAAATGTTTCAACGGCTGCACTGCTGTTCAAggatgaggaagaaatggatgatcTTTTACAGAACACACAGACCATTCG TCCTGTTTTGCCATGGTTTCAACTAGCACGTATTTGCGCACCGACTCTTCACATCAAGTCTGGTGGTGGCTGTGGTAAAACAGAAGTGCACAACTGGGCCAAGCAGTCTCTACAAGCT GTATCCGACCGCTACTCTTCGATCACTCGCCGCGGCTCATCTCCACTTATACCAACGGAATTCGCTACCGTGTTAGATGCCATTGTCCATCAATTGCTTGGTAGGaagcgaaagaaaacaaaactagcTTTGCA GTATCTTTGCTTGATGATTCCGCAGCAGCTTCGTTCGCACCTTATTAACGTGGTCCATTTCCTTGGAAGGACAGTTGGAACAGATGAGTGGATGTCACTCAGGAGTCCTTTCTATTTGGGAAGAAAG GGTGACAACGAGAATTTCGAAGTCGTTCTCAATGAGCTGCGTTCTTTTATCTTTCCACAAACTGTTGCTATATCTGATCAGAACAGTATCGTTGAG GTGCTGATTGAACTACAAAGAGAGGGCGTTTTGGGAAAAGAACCACCAGAACTGATAGTTGATTTAAAATCATTGAg TTCCAGGGAGAACGCGGACAAAGCGACAGTTCCTGTTCGATTTTGCGAAAATGAATCCACGTCGAAGGGATTCGATCCAGAAGCAGAACTCGCTCGTGCGCTAACTGCTATTATTGATGATGCTCGTATTCCTCTCgctgaaaagcagaaaaagtgcGAATTGTTCAAACAACATCATCCAAAAATGTACAGGAAGTATTTTGCCCATCTCTCATGGTAG
- a CDS encoding hypothetical protein (NECATOR_CHRII.G7468.T4) produces the protein MRVKVSSNTDDDAVLICYQRSRTAGLLHRYAFRMSHHIDTKKVGNVYWIRFNRPEKYNAISSEMYRDLITAFEEAENDQEILITVLTGNGKYYSAGSDFSFAELEHMRENDEEPLYKQWVDKIIRHSKLLMALINGPAIGVACTTLALCDVVLASDQMFLMPKKIQPQSELIKLLALFTQAYFHCPFTDLGLNPEGASSYTFVQIMGYQKAVRLALLAEKMSAHEACDAGLVTKVIPQARFEKETIELITKYSKLAHQSVIVSKRLLRTSHIVDDLLTINRKECEVLMKQFTSDETIERMTSKFLSKI, from the exons ATGCGTGTGAAAGTCTCAAGTAACACAGACGATGATGCTGT TTTGATCTGTTATCAACGTTCGCGTACAGCTGGTTTGCTGCATCGGTACGCATTTCG AATGTCTCATCACATTGATacgaaaaaagttggaaatgtGTATTGGATTCGttttaatcgtcctgaaaagtaCAATGCTATTAGTTCGGAG ATGTACCGTGACCTCATCACTGCCTTTGAGGAAGCAGAGAATGATCAGGAGATACTAATTACGGTGCTCACAG GAAACGGCAAGTACTACAGTGCTGGATCCGACTTTTCATTTGCTGAGTTGGAACATATGAG AGAGAATGATGAAGAGCCGCTGTACAAGCAATGGGTGGACAAGATTATTCGTCATTCGAAA CTCTTAATGGCGCTGATCAATGGACCCGCCATTGGAGTTGCCTGTACCACACTCGCGCTTTGCGATGTTGTTTTAGCATCTGACCAG ATGTTTCTAATgcctaaaaaaattcaaccgCAGTCAGAATTGATCAAGCTGCTCGCGCTCTTTACACAG GCGTACTTCCACTGCCCGTTCACTGATCTGGGATTGAATCCTGAGGGTGCTAGTAGCTACACTTTTGTACAAATTATGGGATATCAAAAG GCTGTTCGCCTTGCTCTTCTGGCAGAAAAAATGTCTGCTCACGAGGCTTGTGATGCCGGACTTGTCACAAAG GTGATTCCTCAAGCTCgattcgaaaaagaaacaattgaGCTTATTACCAAGTACAGCAAACTTGCTCACCAG AGTGTTATCGTCTCAAAGCGACTACTACGAACTTCGCACATCGTCGATGATCTACTTACGATAAACAGGAAGGAGTGCGAg gtactTATGAAGCAGTTCACTTCTGACGAGACAATTGAAAGGATGACGTCAAAGTTTCTGTCTAAAATatga
- a CDS encoding hypothetical protein (NECATOR_CHRII.G7468.T1) — MSHHIDTKKVGNVYWIRFNRPEKYNAISSEMYRDLITAFEEAENDQEILITVLTGNGKYYSAGSDFSFAELEHMRENDEEPLYKQWVDKIIRHSKLLMALINGPAIGVACTTLALCDVVLASDQAYFHCPFTDLGLNPEGASSYTFVQIMGYQKAVRLALLAEKMSAHEACDAGLVTKVIPQARFEKETIELITKYSKLAHQSVIVSKRLLRTSHIVDDLLTINRKECEVLMKQFTSDETIERMTSKFLSKI; from the exons ATGTCTCATCACATTGATacgaaaaaagttggaaatgtGTATTGGATTCGttttaatcgtcctgaaaagtaCAATGCTATTAGTTCGGAG ATGTACCGTGACCTCATCACTGCCTTTGAGGAAGCAGAGAATGATCAGGAGATACTAATTACGGTGCTCACAG GAAACGGCAAGTACTACAGTGCTGGATCCGACTTTTCATTTGCTGAGTTGGAACATATGAG AGAGAATGATGAAGAGCCGCTGTACAAGCAATGGGTGGACAAGATTATTCGTCATTCGAAA CTCTTAATGGCGCTGATCAATGGACCCGCCATTGGAGTTGCCTGTACCACACTCGCGCTTTGCGATGTTGTTTTAGCATCTGACCAG GCGTACTTCCACTGCCCGTTCACTGATCTGGGATTGAATCCTGAGGGTGCTAGTAGCTACACTTTTGTACAAATTATGGGATATCAAAAG GCTGTTCGCCTTGCTCTTCTGGCAGAAAAAATGTCTGCTCACGAGGCTTGTGATGCCGGACTTGTCACAAAG GTGATTCCTCAAGCTCgattcgaaaaagaaacaattgaGCTTATTACCAAGTACAGCAAACTTGCTCACCAG AGTGTTATCGTCTCAAAGCGACTACTACGAACTTCGCACATCGTCGATGATCTACTTACGATAAACAGGAAGGAGTGCGAg gtactTATGAAGCAGTTCACTTCTGACGAGACAATTGAAAGGATGACGTCAAAGTTTCTGTCTAAAATatga
- a CDS encoding hypothetical protein (NECATOR_CHRII.G7470.T2): MAVELRRCVVFEFQMSTLKRDKQSQEISATSTGIFPPQKPPRGYPRRAPIRIEPLRNVENDEYHQQMVNSPATSECKFSTTEKYQKMKNYFRQQVEMLSSCGFSGHEAVNILDSYLQANREQFSGHIVKRENAIRVLEMWLRENVISPAQTTCKSSSPNFQDSKKVIYIMNRDEDHKLYICPSPMNANSSSGRRPSRSSSFKRFFSPSRNGTLNSRNGVTRSPSSVSEQSSKSYSIADFLPIRKNSEARPLVEEALLHDAALFRLLTIVEIPMLDDLTTVRGQETKSISILSSILSKMGLGNVSTAALLFKDEEEMDDLLQNTQTIRPVLPWFQLARICAPTLHIKSGGGCGKTEVHNWAKQSLQAVSDRYSSITRRGSSPLIPTEFATVLDAIVHQLLGRKRKKTKLALQYLCLMIPQQLRSHLINVVHFLGRTVGTDEWMSLRSPFYLGRKGDNENFEVVLNELRSFIFPQTVAISDQNSIVEVLIELQREGVLGKEPPELIVDLKSLRENADKATVPVRFCENESTSKGFDPEAELARALTAIIDDARIPLAEKQKKGVKKERKKDGKRELVVQFRIDGGVRSSQLLPSQNVQGNESADGE, translated from the exons ATGGCTGTTGAATTAA GACGTTGCgttgtttt CGAATTCCAGATGAGCACGCTAAAACGCGATAAGcaatcacaagaaatttcCGCTACTTCAACCGGTATCTTTCCTCCCCAGAAACCACCACGTGGTTACCCTAGAAGAGCACCGATTCGAATCGAACCCTTAAGAAATGTCGAAAACGATGAGTACCATCAACAAATGGTCAACTCTCCAG CCACTTCGGAATGCAAGTTTTCAACTACAGAGAAATACCAAAAGATGAAGAACTACTTTCGACAGCAAGTAGAAATGTTAAG CAGCTGCGGATTTTCCGGTCATGAGGCAGTTAACATATTGGACAGCTACCTTCAAGCAAATCGCGAACAATTTTCTGGTCATATTGTGAAGCGAGAGAATGCTATTAGG gtTTTAGAAATGTGGTTACGTGAAAACGTCATCAGCCCCGCGCAAACTACCTGCAAAAGTTCTTCGCCTAATTTTCAGGACAGCAAGAAAGTTATATACATTATGAATCGAGACGAAGACCACAA ATTATACATTTGCCCTTCTCCTATGAATGCTAACAGCAGTAGTGGTAGACGTCCATCAAGAAGTAGCTCAttcaaacgatttttttctccaagccGAA ATGGAACCTTAAACAGCCGCAATGGTGTTACCCGATCGCCATCGTCAGTTAGTGAACAATCAAGCAAATCATACAGCATTGCTGATTTTCTGCCGATTCGGAAAAACTCGGAAGCTCGGCCATTAGTCG AGGAAGCTCTCCTGCATGACGCGGCCTTATTTCGTCTTTTAACCATCGTAGAAATTCCTATGCTTGATGATCTAACTACTGTGCGTGGGCAAGAaacg aagaGTATATCGATCTTATCTTCGATTCTCTCAAAAATGGGTCTTGGAAATGTTTCAACGGCTGCACTGCTGTTCAAggatgaggaagaaatggatgatcTTTTACAGAACACACAGACCATTCG TCCTGTTTTGCCATGGTTTCAACTAGCACGTATTTGCGCACCGACTCTTCACATCAAGTCTGGTGGTGGCTGTGGTAAAACAGAAGTGCACAACTGGGCCAAGCAGTCTCTACAAGCT GTATCCGACCGCTACTCTTCGATCACTCGCCGCGGCTCATCTCCACTTATACCAACGGAATTCGCTACCGTGTTAGATGCCATTGTCCATCAATTGCTTGGTAGGaagcgaaagaaaacaaaactagcTTTGCA GTATCTTTGCTTGATGATTCCGCAGCAGCTTCGTTCGCACCTTATTAACGTGGTCCATTTCCTTGGAAGGACAGTTGGAACAGATGAGTGGATGTCACTCAGGAGTCCTTTCTATTTGGGAAGAAAG GGTGACAACGAGAATTTCGAAGTCGTTCTCAATGAGCTGCGTTCTTTTATCTTTCCACAAACTGTTGCTATATCTGATCAGAACAGTATCGTTGAG GTGCTGATTGAACTACAAAGAGAGGGCGTTTTGGGAAAAGAACCACCAGAACTGATAGTTGATTTAAAATCATTGAg GGAGAACGCGGACAAAGCGACAGTTCCTGTTCGATTTTGCGAAAATGAATCCACGTCGAAGGGATTCGATCCAGAAGCAGAACTCGCTCGTGCGCTAACTGCTATTATTGATGATGCTCGTATTCCTCTCgctgaaaagcagaaaaa GGgagtaaagaaagaaaggaagaaggatgGCAAAAGAGAATTAGTTGTTCAGTTCCGCATTGATGGAGGTGTAAGATCTTCCCAACTTTTGCCATCACAGAATGTTCAAGGAAATGAGAGCGCAGATGGTGAATAA
- a CDS encoding hypothetical protein (NECATOR_CHRII.G7470.T3), with protein sequence MAVELRRCVVFEFQMSTLKRDKQSQEISATSTGIFPPQKPPRGYPRRAPIRIEPLRNVENDEYHQQMVNSPATSECKFSTTEKYQKMKNYFRQQVEMLSSCGFSGHEAVNILDSYLQANREQFSGHIVKRENAIRVLEMWLRENVISPAQTTCKSSSPNFQDSKKVIYIMNRDEDHKLYICPSPMNANSSSGRRPSRSSSFKRFFSPSRNGTLNSRNGVTRSPSSVSEQSSKSYSIADFLPIRKNSEARPLVEEALLHDAALFRLLTIVEIPMLDDLTTVRGQETKSISILSSILSKMGLGNVSTAALLFKDEEEMDDLLQNTQTIRPVLPWFQLARICAPTLHIKSGGGCGKTEVHNWAKQSLQAVSDRYSSITRRGSSPLIPTEFATVLDAIVHQLLGRKRKKTKLALQYLCLMIPQQLRSHLINVVHFLGRTVGTDEWMSLRSPFYLGRKGDNENFEVVLNELRSFIFPQTVAISDQNSIVEVLIELQREGVLGKEPPELIVDLKSLSSRENADKATVPVRFCENESTSKGFDPEAELARALTAIIDDARIPLAEKQKKGVKKERKKDGKRELVVQFRIDGGVRSSQLLPSQNVQGNESADGE encoded by the exons ATGGCTGTTGAATTAA GACGTTGCgttgtttt CGAATTCCAGATGAGCACGCTAAAACGCGATAAGcaatcacaagaaatttcCGCTACTTCAACCGGTATCTTTCCTCCCCAGAAACCACCACGTGGTTACCCTAGAAGAGCACCGATTCGAATCGAACCCTTAAGAAATGTCGAAAACGATGAGTACCATCAACAAATGGTCAACTCTCCAG CCACTTCGGAATGCAAGTTTTCAACTACAGAGAAATACCAAAAGATGAAGAACTACTTTCGACAGCAAGTAGAAATGTTAAG CAGCTGCGGATTTTCCGGTCATGAGGCAGTTAACATATTGGACAGCTACCTTCAAGCAAATCGCGAACAATTTTCTGGTCATATTGTGAAGCGAGAGAATGCTATTAGG gtTTTAGAAATGTGGTTACGTGAAAACGTCATCAGCCCCGCGCAAACTACCTGCAAAAGTTCTTCGCCTAATTTTCAGGACAGCAAGAAAGTTATATACATTATGAATCGAGACGAAGACCACAA ATTATACATTTGCCCTTCTCCTATGAATGCTAACAGCAGTAGTGGTAGACGTCCATCAAGAAGTAGCTCAttcaaacgatttttttctccaagccGAA ATGGAACCTTAAACAGCCGCAATGGTGTTACCCGATCGCCATCGTCAGTTAGTGAACAATCAAGCAAATCATACAGCATTGCTGATTTTCTGCCGATTCGGAAAAACTCGGAAGCTCGGCCATTAGTCG AGGAAGCTCTCCTGCATGACGCGGCCTTATTTCGTCTTTTAACCATCGTAGAAATTCCTATGCTTGATGATCTAACTACTGTGCGTGGGCAAGAaacg aagaGTATATCGATCTTATCTTCGATTCTCTCAAAAATGGGTCTTGGAAATGTTTCAACGGCTGCACTGCTGTTCAAggatgaggaagaaatggatgatcTTTTACAGAACACACAGACCATTCG TCCTGTTTTGCCATGGTTTCAACTAGCACGTATTTGCGCACCGACTCTTCACATCAAGTCTGGTGGTGGCTGTGGTAAAACAGAAGTGCACAACTGGGCCAAGCAGTCTCTACAAGCT GTATCCGACCGCTACTCTTCGATCACTCGCCGCGGCTCATCTCCACTTATACCAACGGAATTCGCTACCGTGTTAGATGCCATTGTCCATCAATTGCTTGGTAGGaagcgaaagaaaacaaaactagcTTTGCA GTATCTTTGCTTGATGATTCCGCAGCAGCTTCGTTCGCACCTTATTAACGTGGTCCATTTCCTTGGAAGGACAGTTGGAACAGATGAGTGGATGTCACTCAGGAGTCCTTTCTATTTGGGAAGAAAG GGTGACAACGAGAATTTCGAAGTCGTTCTCAATGAGCTGCGTTCTTTTATCTTTCCACAAACTGTTGCTATATCTGATCAGAACAGTATCGTTGAG GTGCTGATTGAACTACAAAGAGAGGGCGTTTTGGGAAAAGAACCACCAGAACTGATAGTTGATTTAAAATCATTGAg TTCCAGGGAGAACGCGGACAAAGCGACAGTTCCTGTTCGATTTTGCGAAAATGAATCCACGTCGAAGGGATTCGATCCAGAAGCAGAACTCGCTCGTGCGCTAACTGCTATTATTGATGATGCTCGTATTCCTCTCgctgaaaagcagaaaaa GGgagtaaagaaagaaaggaagaaggatgGCAAAAGAGAATTAGTTGTTCAGTTCCGCATTGATGGAGGTGTAAGATCTTCCCAACTTTTGCCATCACAGAATGTTCAAGGAAATGAGAGCGCAGATGGTGAATAA